TTTTCAAGGTGGTTAATTCATTATTAAACTTCTCCTCATTAATTTTAAAAAAGAGATTTACATGTTTTTTTGGAAGAGATTTTTGTATATAATTTAAATCTTTTATCCATTTTGTATTTCTGTCTCCACCTAGATATTGTGATTCACAACTGGTAAAAAATATACTTAAGTAAATTAATATAAAACAAAAATTAGCTTTTATGAATTTGTTCATTATTAGACTCCTTTTTATTTGGTACAAATTTTAGTTAATGTCCTGTTGAATAAAATGATACATACCAATGAATAAGAATAGAATAAAACATAAAATGCCTGAAGTTAAAACATACTTCAAGTTGATATCTTTTAAATTATAAAAATATGCAGATGAAAGATAAGGGGATGTTAATGGAATATATTTTAAATTTCCCAGGTCATTATTTACTAAGAGGCTGCTTAAAATAAAGGCCAATATTCCATATGAAGAAGGTATTATAAGATTTTTACTTATATTTGCAACTAATATTGGGATAGGTGTTAGAAGGAATTGGAAAAATAAGGAGTAACCATTGGCTCTTATATCCTTAATTATTAAACTTCCTTCTGGGAAAATACCATTTAGAAAGTAATAACTTAGAGGAATGGAGAGGGTTTCAATGGCATATGTAAAAAAAATAACTATATACAAGGTTATTAATTTTGATATAAAAATCTTTAACCTGCTTATAGGGTAAGTATACAATATGTTAGTGGTAATATCTGTAACTTCTCGTGAAAAAATATAGGCTGCTGTTATTGAAAATAGAACTGTGTATAACATTAAAAAATTTACCTGTTCTATATTATAGGCATATTTTTCAAAGGGCATATCATGTTCAGTTATGAATCTTGCCAGAAACATAAATATTGTCATAAGGATTCCACAAATAAAAACTACGGGTATTATATAAGTCTTTTTTAGTTTTAAAAATTCTGAGTATATAGTATTTAGCATTTGAATTCCTCCATTAAAGTAATTTGTTCAATAAAGTGTCCATCTGAATCTTAGAAGAACTTATCCAGTCCCCACTTTGAACAAGATGAGGGTGTTAGTGATGGTAGCGTTTGGATAAAAATTACTTGATATCTATATGGTTATAATGATAAGTGCATATAAAGATTGATATGCAAAAGGTTAAAACAGTATTTACAGTAATTATTACAAAATCCAGGGGATCTCCCACATGAAAATAATATACAGGAATTGCAGGAAGCATCAAAGGAGACATCTGCATATATATACCTGTTAAAGTAATAAATGCATTGGATATGGAAGCCAATGTACCACATACTACAGGTAAAATAATGTTTCTGGTTATATTTCCAATGAGTATAGGAATAGGCATCAGTAAAAGTTGTGCAAACAGGGAATATGTATTTACTTTTATATCTTCTATAATAAAATTTTTAGCAGGAAACTGTCCCCAGCATATATAAAGAGTTACATAGGCAGCTATAAATTGAATAAAATATACAGCCAGAATTAATATATATATTGTAATGAGTTTGGCTATGAATATTTTTGTTCTGTTAATGGGATAGGTGTATAAGATATTAGTGGTTCTATCTGTAAATTCCCTCGAAAAAATATAGCTTGATATTAGTGAAAAAAAAACTACATACAAAAATTGAAAACAAATCAGTTCTACATTTATTCTATAATTTTTAATAAGGGTATATCGCAGTGTGTCTGAAATATTACTATAATCATTTGAAAGCGATGCAATACATTGAAAGATAGGAATAAAAACTGAAATAATTAAGGATAAAATGATTATATAGGATTTTTTTAATTTCAAAAATTCCGAATATATTATATTAAACATTTAATTTCCTCCTGTAAGTTTTAGAAAATAATCTTCCAGGCTGTCTATTTTTAAGCAGATTTCCTCCACAAGTATATCATTTGAAACAAGAACCTTGTTTATAGTAGAAACTTCTTGAAGTCTTTCATAAACTCTTAGATTATTTTTTCCCCACAGTGTATAATCTTTTATATTTAGCTTTTCTTCTAAGATAAAACAAGATTTTTTATCCTTATCGACTTTTATATTTATATAATGTCTATTTCTTTTTTTAAGTTCATCATAGGGTATTTCTTCTAAAAGTACACCCTTATGAATTATTCCAACTTTTGTAGCCATTTGTTGAATCTCGCTTAATATATGACTAGATATTAAAAATGTAATATTTTGTTTATGAGCTAAATCTATAATTAATTCTCTTATTTCTTTTATCCCAGTAGGATCAAGGCCATTTGTAGGTTCATCCAATATTAAAAATTCAGGATGATGTAAAAGGCTTCTTGCAATTCCAAGTCTTTGCTTCATGCCAAGGGAAAATTCTTTTACCTTTTTATTTTCCACATTTCCTATACCAACTACTTTTAAAGAGTTTTTTATAGAATCTTTTTCCTGAACACCCATCATACGTCTGTGTATTTCTAAATTTTCCGAAGCTGTGAGGTTTGGGTAAAATCCAGGATATTCTATTATAGAACCTATTCTTTGAAGTAGATTTTTATTTTTACTGGACACTTTTTGGGAAAATAGTTCTATTTCTCCAGAGGTTGATTTTATAAGTCCCATTATCATTCTTATAGTGGTAGTCTTTCCTGCACCATTTTCACCAAGAAAACCGTATATATCACCTTTTTCTATAGTCATATTTAAATTATCAACTGCATAAAAATTTTTAAATTTTTTAGATAAATTATAGGTTTTTAGAATGTTATCCATTTAAGTCACCTTCCTGTTATTTATAATCTATTTAATTATTTTACATAAAAAAGGACTATATTTATAATACAATATAATCCTTACAAGCTATTTACACGGTTCTTACAATTTTCTTACATCTCTATCAAGTGTAAATTTGAATTCTGTTCTTTTTAAGGGAATACTAGATACAGAAATTGTACCGCCTAGAGATTCTACCAATTTTTTAACTATGCTAAGGCCAAGACCACTACTTTTTAAATTTGATTTTCTTGATTTTTCAACGGTATATAATCTATCAAATACGTAATTTATCTCATCTTGAGGTATCCCTAAGCCATTATCCCATATTGATATAAAAACTGTATTTTTAGTACAGCTTATATCGACACATATTTTTGTGCTGTTTTTTCCATGTTTTAGGATATTGCTTATAATATTGTTTAAAATTCTATTTAAGGCTTTTTCGTCTGCATTAACATATATATTATCTTTTTGAACATTTAATTCAGGTTCTA
This window of the Clostridium kluyveri DSM 555 genome carries:
- a CDS encoding ABC transporter permease, whose protein sequence is MLNTIYSEFLKLKKTYIIPVVFICGILMTIFMFLARFITEHDMPFEKYAYNIEQVNFLMLYTVLFSITAAYIFSREVTDITTNILYTYPISRLKIFISKLITLYIVIFFTYAIETLSIPLSYYFLNGIFPEGSLIIKDIRANGYSLFFQFLLTPIPILVANISKNLIIPSSYGILAFILSSLLVNNDLGNLKYIPLTSPYLSSAYFYNLKDINLKYVLTSGILCFILFLFIGMYHFIQQDIN
- a CDS encoding ABC transporter permease, which codes for MFNIIYSEFLKLKKSYIIILSLIISVFIPIFQCIASLSNDYSNISDTLRYTLIKNYRINVELICFQFLYVVFFSLISSYIFSREFTDRTTNILYTYPINRTKIFIAKLITIYILILAVYFIQFIAAYVTLYICWGQFPAKNFIIEDIKVNTYSLFAQLLLMPIPILIGNITRNIILPVVCGTLASISNAFITLTGIYMQMSPLMLPAIPVYYFHVGDPLDFVIITVNTVLTFCISIFICTYHYNHIDIK
- a CDS encoding ABC transporter ATP-binding protein encodes the protein MDNILKTYNLSKKFKNFYAVDNLNMTIEKGDIYGFLGENGAGKTTTIRMIMGLIKSTSGEIELFSQKVSSKNKNLLQRIGSIIEYPGFYPNLTASENLEIHRRMMGVQEKDSIKNSLKVVGIGNVENKKVKEFSLGMKQRLGIARSLLHHPEFLILDEPTNGLDPTGIKEIRELIIDLAHKQNITFLISSHILSEIQQMATKVGIIHKGVLLEEIPYDELKKRNRHYINIKVDKDKKSCFILEEKLNIKDYTLWGKNNLRVYERLQEVSTINKVLVSNDILVEEICLKIDSLEDYFLKLTGGN